A genomic segment from Nicotiana tabacum cultivar K326 chromosome 7, ASM71507v2, whole genome shotgun sequence encodes:
- the LOC107796336 gene encoding mitogen-activated protein kinase kinase kinase NPK1 yields the protein MQDFIGSVRRSLVFKQSGDFDTGAAGVGSGFGGFVEKLGSSIRKSSIGIFSKAHVPALPSISKAELPAKARKDDTPPIRWRKGEMIGCGAFGRVYMGMNVDSGELLAIKEVSIAMNGASRERAQAHVRELEEEVNLLKNLSHPNIVRYLGTAREAGSLNILLEFVPGGSISSLLGKFGSFPESVIRMYTKQLLLGLEYLHKNGIMHRDIKGANILVDNKGCIKLADFGASKKVVELATMTGAKSMKGTPYWMAPEVILQTGHSFSADIWSVGCTIIEMATGKPPWSQQYQEVAALFHIGTTKSHPPIPEHLSAESKDFLLKCLQKEPHLRHSASNLLQHPFVTAEHQEARPFLRSSFMGNPENMAAQRMDVRTSIIPDMRASCNGLKDVCGVSAVRCSTVYPENSLGKESLWKLGNSDDDMCQMDNDDFMFGASVKCSSDLHSPANYKSFNPMCEPDNDWPCKFDESPELTKSQANLHYDQATIKPTNNPIMSYKEDLAFTFPSGQSAAEDDDELTESKIRAFLDEKAMDLKKLQTPLYEGFYNSLNVSSTPSPVGTGNKENVPSNINLPPKSRSPKRMLSRRLSTAIEGACAPSPVTHSKRISNIGGLNGEAIQEAQLPRHNEWKDLLGSQREAVNSSFSERQRRWKEELDEELQRKREIMRQAVNLSPPKDPILNRCRSKSRFASPGR from the exons ATGCAGGATTTCATCGGCTCCGTTCGCCGATCTCTGGTTTTCAAGCAGTCCGGAGACTTCGATACCGGCGCTGCCGGTGTCGGCAGCGGATTCGGAGGCTTCGTTGAGAAACTAGGTTCGAGCATTCGCAAATCGAGTATTGGAATCTTCTCGAAAGCTCATGTTCCTGCTCTTCCGTCTATTTCTAAAGCTGAGCTGCCCGCGAAGGCTCGGAAAGATGACACTCCGCCAATCCGGTGGAGGAAAGGTGAAATGATTGGATGTGGTGCTTTTGGTAGGGTTTATATGGGGATGAATGTTGATTCTGGAGAGTTACTCGCTATAAAGGAG GTTTCGATTGCGATGAATGGTGCTTCGAGAGAGCGAGCACAA GCTCATGTTAGAGAGCTTGAGGAAGAAGTGAATCTATTGAAGAATCTCTCCCATCCCAACATAGTG AGATATTTGGGAACTGCAAGAGAGGCAGGATCATTAAATATATTGTTGGAATTTGTTCCTGGTGGCTCAATCTCGTCACTTTTGGGAAAATTTGGATCCTTCCCTGAATCT GTTATAAGAATGTACACCAAGCAATTGTTATTAGGGTTGGAATACTTGCATAAGAATGGGATTATGCACAGAGATATTAAG GGAGCAAACATACTTGTTGACAATAAAGGTTGCATTAAACTTGCTGATTTCGGTGCATCCAAGAAGGTTGTTGAATTG GCTACTATGACTGGTGCCAAGTCAATGAAGGGTACTCCATACTGGATGGCTCCCGAAGTCATTCTGCAGACTGGCCATAGCTT CTCTGCTGACATATGGAGTGTCGGATGTACTATTATCGAAATGGCTACAGGAAAACCTCCTTGGAGCCAGCAGTATCAGGAG GTTGCTGCTCTCTTCCATATAGGGACAACCAAATCCCATCCCCCCATCCCAGAGCATCTTTCTGCTGAATCAAAGGACTTCCTATTAAAATGTTTGCAGAA GGAACCGCACCTGAGGCATTCTGCATCAAATTTGCTTCAG CATCCATTTGTTACAGCAGAACATCAGGAAGCTCGCCCTTTTCTTCGCTCATCCTTTATG GGAAACCCCGAAAACATGGCGGCGCAAAGGATGGATGTTAGGACCTC AATCATTCCTGATATGAGAGCTTCCTGCAATGGTTTGAAAGATGTTTGTGGTGTTAGCGCTGTGAGGTGCTCCACTGTATATCCCGAGAATTCCTTAGGGAAAGAGTCACTCTGGAAACTAGGAAACTCTGATGATGACATGTGCCAGATGGATAATGATGATTTTATGTTTGGTGCATCTGTGAAATGCAGTTCAGATTTGCATTCTCCTGCTAATTATAAG AGTTTTAATCCTATGTGTGAACCTGATAACGATTGGCCATGCAAATTTGATGAAAGTCCCGAGTTGACGAAAAGTCAAGCAAACCTGCATTATGATCAAGCAACTATTAAGCCCACTAATAACCCCATCATGTCATACAAGGAGGATCTTGCTTTCACATTTCCAAGTGGGCAATCTGCAGCCGAGGATGATGATGAATTGACAGAGTCTAAAATTAGGGCATTCCTTGATGAAAAG GCAATGGACTTGAAGAAGCTGCAAACACCACTATATGAAGGATTCTACAATTCCTTGAATGTTTCCAGCACACCGAGTCCCGTTGGCACTGGGAACAAGGAAAATGTTCCAAGTAACATAAACTTACCACCAAAAAGCAGGTCACCAAAACGTATGCTTAGCAGAAGGCTCTCTACTGCCATTGAAGGTGCTTGTGCTCCCAGCCCAGTGACTCATTCCAAGCGAATATCAAATATTGGTGGCCTAAATGGTGAAGCTATTCAGGAAGCTCAGTTGCCGAGGCATAATGAATGGAAAGATCTTCTTGGTTCTCAACGTGAAGCAGTTAATTCAAG CTTCTCTGAGAGGCAAAGAAGGTGGAAAGAAGAGCTTGATGAAGAGTTGCAAAGGAAACGAG AGATTATGCGTCAGGCAGTCAACTTATCACCACCAAAGGATCCAATTCTAAATCGATGTAGAAGTAAATCAAGGTTTGCATCTCCTGGAAGATAA
- the LOC142162106 gene encoding uncharacterized protein LOC142162106 — MGQIKIESLITEDCKLWDVTCDGPYVPTKKVRDPPVMMPKTRKEYNDAERKTVGKIFRAKKILVYGIGPNEYNKISTCQSAKEIWEALQTAHEGTTQVKKSKIDMLTTEYELFRMKDDESIQDMDTGFISIINELHLLS; from the coding sequence ATGGGCCAAATAAAAATTGAGTCGTTAATAACAGAAGATTGTAAGTTGTGGGATGTTACATGTGATGGTCCTTATGTCCCAACGAAGAAGGTCAGAGATCCTCCAGTGATGATGCCAAAGACCAGAAAGGAATACAATGATGCAGAAAGGAAAACTGTGGGGAAAATttttcgtgccaagaaaattTTGGTGTATGGTATAGGACCTAATGAATACAATAAGATCTCAACTTGTCAATCTGCTAAGGAAATATGGGAAGCTTTGCAAACAGCACATGAGGGAACCACTCAAGTAAAGAAATCTAAGATTGATATGCTCACCACTGAGtatgagctcttcaggatgaaagacgatgaatctattcaagaCATGGACACAGGATTCAtttccatcataaatgagctacACTTGCTCAGTTAA